The Opitutaceae bacterium genome has a window encoding:
- a CDS encoding arylsulfatase, with translation MCLHNLLTPIPALRDCLLIAGGILMIAVAPGLRAEARPNIVLIMADDMGYSDIGCYGGEIPTPNLDQLAAGGLRFTQFTNTARCSQTRAALLTGLHPHQTGVGILAEDPNQTAPPDAGPGYIRYLNRNCVTLAEVLGCAGYHTYMAGKWHLGYHDREKWPRQRGFDRFYGIISGASSYFQPRPPRGLTLDNEPVPPPEDPEYYTTDAFADYAVEFIRDQEDDRPFFLYLAFNAPHWPLHARDEDIAKFVGRYRMGWDRLREERWAKQVQMGVVKREWGLSPRDDGARAWDELTLSAQVQLDFRMAVYAAQIHRMDWNIGRVIATLKERGVFENTLVFFLSDNGGCAEPYSDLGGGTFEAINKPHAGGAGGPAHPEDGSSYGTGWANASNTPFRRYKARLNEGGIATPLIVSWPAGLKTAPGSLTGAPGYLADIMATVLEVTGATYPSFFRGEPITPPAGHSLVPILVTGDRPTPEWFFWEHYGERAVRHGDWKALRAKSGDRWELYDLARDRNELQDAAATHPDLLAAMTNQWEAWAAQSQVYPRTTNEGSPTPP, from the coding sequence ATGTGTCTCCATAATCTCCTGACGCCAATCCCTGCCCTGCGCGACTGCCTCCTCATTGCCGGCGGAATCCTGATGATCGCGGTCGCTCCCGGGCTCCGGGCAGAGGCCCGACCCAATATCGTCCTGATCATGGCCGACGACATGGGCTATTCGGATATCGGATGCTACGGAGGTGAAATCCCGACTCCCAACCTCGATCAACTCGCCGCCGGCGGCCTGCGCTTCACCCAGTTCACCAACACCGCCCGTTGCTCCCAGACCCGGGCGGCGCTGCTGACCGGGCTTCACCCGCACCAGACCGGTGTGGGGATCCTGGCCGAGGATCCCAACCAGACCGCACCCCCTGATGCCGGACCCGGCTATATCCGCTACCTGAACCGCAACTGTGTCACCCTGGCGGAAGTCCTCGGCTGTGCCGGCTACCACACCTACATGGCCGGAAAATGGCACCTCGGGTACCATGATCGCGAAAAGTGGCCACGGCAGCGCGGATTTGACCGCTTCTACGGTATCATCTCCGGAGCCAGCAGCTATTTCCAACCCAGACCGCCCCGCGGATTGACCCTCGACAACGAACCGGTCCCGCCACCCGAGGACCCCGAGTACTACACGACCGACGCCTTCGCCGACTACGCGGTCGAGTTCATCCGCGACCAGGAGGATGATCGTCCGTTTTTCCTCTACCTCGCCTTCAACGCCCCGCATTGGCCGCTCCATGCCCGCGACGAGGATATCGCCAAGTTCGTCGGCCGGTATCGGATGGGCTGGGACAGGTTGCGGGAAGAGCGTTGGGCAAAACAGGTGCAGATGGGTGTCGTGAAAAGGGAATGGGGCCTTTCTCCCCGCGACGACGGGGCCCGCGCCTGGGATGAACTGACCCTCAGCGCACAGGTCCAACTGGATTTCCGCATGGCCGTCTACGCGGCCCAGATCCACCGCATGGACTGGAATATCGGTCGGGTCATCGCGACATTGAAAGAACGCGGCGTCTTTGAGAACACCCTCGTTTTCTTCCTCTCGGACAACGGAGGATGCGCGGAACCATACAGTGATCTGGGTGGTGGCACCTTCGAGGCAATCAACAAGCCCCACGCCGGCGGAGCCGGCGGGCCGGCTCACCCGGAAGACGGATCCTCCTATGGGACCGGTTGGGCCAACGCCTCCAACACGCCATTCCGACGCTACAAGGCCCGGCTGAATGAAGGAGGGATCGCGACTCCGCTGATCGTCAGCTGGCCGGCCGGACTGAAGACAGCCCCGGGCTCGCTGACCGGGGCCCCCGGCTACCTGGCCGACATCATGGCCACGGTCCTCGAGGTCACCGGCGCGACCTATCCGTCATTCTTCCGCGGTGAGCCCATCACGCCACCGGCCGGCCACAGCCTCGTTCCCATTCTGGTGACGGGGGACCGGCCAACCCCCGAGTGGTTTTTCTGGGAACACTATGGCGAGCGGGCCGTTCGCCACGGCGACTGGAAAGCCCTCCGGGCGAAGTCCGGCGATAGATGGGAGCTCTACGATCTGGCCCGGGACCGGAACGAACTCCAGGATGCGGCGGCCACCCACCCGGACCTGCTGGCCGCCATGACCAACCAATGGGAGGCCTGGGCGGCGCAAAGCCAGGTCTACCCGCGAACGACCAACGAAGGTTCACCGACCCCGCCATGA
- a CDS encoding sulfatase gives MRFHPLILNLPFVLAFGSSAALQAAPDAQEKTPAQPNFLFIAVDDLNTCVGYLANEPGNLLGTLFPDPDRRNAFAASLTPNLNRLASESRVFSRSFTASPLCGPSRTALLTGVPTHRSGYYQHSESFRDYPNLREVTTLPQYLRQNGYFTAGVGKIFHKPRREFRGDRVIDWPDSTLSWDSFVFRQHGVQRHPDDVAPRYSLPWDTYIHYGRTLTQTEVAADYVNVSHIARLLGEGRSTLMDDEGIVREVTLPTDQPFFLAAGIFQPHLPWKTPTEFFDRVPIEDLQVTRELMDSWLADLDDVPEAGREWTTASPTGGNEYRRFLDRAVAMDGAGADLQTLREMIQAYLACVAFADHCIGALIDALNSGPHAADTVVILWSDHGYHLGEKSRMGKTALWDEADRNVLLIRDPQIGANDGRFCRSAVSLQDLYPTVVARAGLPLPIQVSGEDLAPLLQDPQARRREPVLTTWLRGNHAVRDDRWCLIHYVNGTEEFYDDLNDPDQHLNLVARSDYAEEIARLRNSLPDYDSVSMVPGEE, from the coding sequence ATGAGATTCCATCCACTCATCCTCAACCTGCCCTTCGTTCTTGCCTTCGGTTCGTCTGCTGCCTTGCAGGCGGCCCCCGATGCGCAGGAAAAGACGCCCGCTCAGCCCAACTTCCTCTTCATCGCGGTCGACGATCTCAATACCTGCGTCGGCTATCTCGCCAATGAGCCCGGCAATCTTCTGGGAACCCTCTTCCCGGACCCGGATCGGCGGAACGCCTTTGCCGCGTCCCTGACGCCCAACCTCAACCGCCTCGCTTCGGAAAGCCGCGTATTCAGCCGGTCCTTCACCGCCTCCCCCCTCTGCGGACCATCCCGCACCGCCCTCCTGACCGGCGTGCCGACCCACCGGTCCGGGTATTACCAGCATTCGGAGAGTTTCCGCGATTACCCGAATCTCAGGGAGGTCACCACCCTGCCCCAATACCTCCGGCAAAACGGCTACTTCACCGCCGGCGTCGGAAAGATCTTCCACAAACCGCGGCGTGAGTTCCGGGGCGACCGGGTCATCGACTGGCCCGACTCGACGCTGTCCTGGGACAGCTTTGTCTTCCGTCAACATGGGGTTCAGCGCCATCCCGACGATGTGGCTCCCCGCTACAGCCTGCCCTGGGACACCTATATCCACTACGGGAGGACCCTGACCCAGACCGAGGTGGCGGCGGATTACGTCAACGTCAGCCACATCGCGCGCCTCCTCGGTGAAGGCCGGTCGACCCTGATGGACGATGAGGGAATCGTCCGGGAGGTCACCCTTCCCACCGACCAACCCTTCTTCCTCGCGGCCGGCATCTTCCAGCCCCATCTTCCCTGGAAGACACCGACGGAATTCTTCGACCGGGTCCCGATCGAGGATCTTCAGGTGACCCGCGAATTGATGGATTCCTGGCTGGCCGATCTCGATGATGTCCCCGAAGCCGGGCGGGAGTGGACGACGGCATCGCCGACCGGTGGAAACGAATACCGGCGCTTCCTCGACCGGGCGGTCGCCATGGACGGTGCAGGCGCCGACCTCCAGACCCTGAGAGAGATGATCCAGGCTTACCTCGCCTGCGTGGCCTTTGCCGATCATTGCATCGGCGCCCTGATCGATGCCCTGAACTCCGGTCCCCATGCAGCGGATACAGTGGTCATCCTCTGGAGCGACCACGGCTACCATCTGGGCGAGAAGAGCCGGATGGGCAAGACCGCCCTCTGGGATGAGGCGGACCGGAACGTCCTGCTCATCCGTGATCCGCAGATCGGGGCGAACGACGGCCGCTTCTGCCGCTCCGCCGTTTCCCTCCAGGATCTCTACCCGACCGTTGTGGCCCGTGCCGGTCTGCCTCTTCCCATCCAGGTCTCCGGGGAGGACCTCGCGCCCCTCCTGCAGGACCCGCAGGCCCGGAGAAGGGAACCGGTCCTGACCACCTGGTTGCGGGGAAACCACGCGGTCCGCGACGACCGTTGGTGCCTGATTCACTACGTGAACGGGACGGAGGAATTCTACGATGATCTCAATGATCCGGATCAACACCTCAATCTGGTCGCGCGTTCCGATTACGCCGAAGAGATCGCCCGCCTGAGGAATTCCCTGCCGGATTACGATTCGGTTTCCATGGTGCCGGGGGAAGAGTAG
- a CDS encoding sulfatase-like hydrolase/transferase, with protein sequence MPALPARRLAVVLLALMAISSFASARQPNILWISSEDHGPQMGCYGDTYATTPNIDQLASRGLRYTHVWSNAPVCAPARTTIISGLYATSTGAEQMRSEVALPEGFRMFPQYLREAGYYCTNNAKEDYNLRKPGQVWDDSSAQAHWRNRSGDQPFFAVFNSTVSHESRLRVRPHEAVHDPALVRVPAYHPDTPEVRQDWAQYYDTVTQADAVAGDRLKELEEAGMSADTIVFYWGDHGSGMPRSKRFAGNSGLQVPLIIYIPEAFRDLRPPEYVAGGVSDRLVAFVDFAPTVLSLAGIQPPPWMQGEAFLGPWQTDGREFNYGFRGRMDERMDLVRSVTDGRFVYLRNYLPHLPHGQHVRYQFETPTTRIWKELFDQGALTPAQVAFWQPRPPEELYDLQSDPDEVINLAGSPAHQEVLKRFQRAHLDQLLEIRDTGFLPEGDRFERAVNDSPYALGHDPARYPLKQIYDMADLASSLDPAAEPGLVEGLMDSHSAIRYWAILGLTMRGENAARRHADSLRVAIDDFSPYVRIAAAEALGLYGDSEDRSTAVDRLLAHADGQSQNLFVVCAALNSLTALGPAVSDRADAIAALPDEAALPASRYQGYVVRLKEHLLETLQPHRKHAGAAH encoded by the coding sequence ATGCCCGCACTACCGGCCCGACGACTCGCCGTTGTCCTTCTTGCCCTCATGGCCATTTCCTCTTTCGCCTCAGCCCGGCAGCCGAATATCCTCTGGATCTCCAGCGAGGATCATGGTCCGCAGATGGGGTGCTACGGGGATACCTACGCGACGACCCCGAACATCGACCAACTGGCAAGCCGGGGACTCCGCTACACCCATGTCTGGTCCAATGCCCCGGTCTGTGCGCCGGCCCGGACCACGATCATCTCGGGACTCTATGCGACGTCGACCGGAGCCGAACAGATGCGCAGCGAAGTCGCCCTGCCGGAAGGTTTCCGCATGTTTCCGCAATACCTGCGCGAGGCCGGCTATTACTGCACGAACAACGCAAAGGAAGACTACAATCTGAGGAAGCCCGGGCAGGTCTGGGATGATTCTTCGGCCCAGGCCCATTGGAGGAATCGATCGGGCGACCAGCCCTTCTTTGCCGTCTTCAATTCCACGGTCAGCCATGAGAGCCGGCTCCGGGTCCGTCCCCACGAGGCGGTTCATGATCCGGCCCTGGTTCGCGTGCCCGCCTACCATCCGGATACCCCGGAAGTACGCCAGGACTGGGCACAGTATTATGATACCGTAACGCAGGCGGATGCGGTGGCCGGTGACCGGTTGAAAGAGCTCGAAGAGGCCGGGATGAGCGCGGACACCATTGTCTTCTACTGGGGCGACCACGGCAGCGGGATGCCCCGGAGCAAGCGCTTCGCGGGAAACTCCGGCCTCCAGGTGCCTCTCATCATCTATATCCCGGAAGCCTTTCGGGACCTGCGTCCACCCGAGTATGTCGCGGGCGGCGTTTCCGATCGCCTGGTCGCCTTCGTCGATTTCGCACCCACCGTGCTCAGCCTGGCCGGGATCCAACCACCCCCATGGATGCAGGGAGAAGCCTTTCTCGGACCGTGGCAGACGGACGGCCGCGAGTTCAACTACGGTTTCCGGGGCAGGATGGACGAGCGGATGGATCTGGTCAGGTCCGTGACCGACGGTCGATTTGTCTACCTGCGCAACTACCTTCCCCACCTGCCTCACGGTCAGCATGTCCGCTATCAATTCGAAACCCCGACCACCCGGATCTGGAAGGAACTCTTCGATCAGGGCGCCCTGACTCCCGCCCAGGTTGCGTTCTGGCAACCACGGCCCCCCGAGGAACTCTACGATCTGCAAAGCGATCCCGACGAAGTGATCAACCTGGCCGGATCACCCGCCCATCAGGAGGTGCTCAAGCGCTTCCAAAGGGCCCATCTCGATCAATTGCTTGAAATCCGGGATACCGGATTTCTGCCCGAAGGAGACCGTTTTGAGCGCGCCGTCAACGACTCGCCCTACGCCCTCGGGCACGACCCGGCCCGCTACCCGCTGAAACAGATTTACGACATGGCCGACCTTGCCTCGTCCCTCGATCCCGCGGCGGAACCCGGACTGGTCGAGGGACTGATGGATTCGCATAGCGCAATCCGCTATTGGGCGATCCTCGGTTTGACCATGCGCGGCGAGAACGCAGCCCGCCGCCATGCGGATTCGCTCAGGGTCGCCATCGATGATTTCTCCCCCTATGTGCGCATCGCGGCCGCCGAGGCACTCGGACTTTATGGCGACAGCGAGGATCGATCGACAGCCGTCGATCGGCTCCTCGCCCACGCCGACGGACAAAGTCAGAATCTCTTTGTCGTGTGCGCCGCCCTGAACAGTCTGACCGCCCTCGGGCCGGCGGTCTCCGACCGGGCCGACGCCATCGCCGCCCTCCCCGACGAAGCCGCTCTGCCCGCATCCCGTTACCAGGGGTATGTCGTCCGACTGAAAGAACACCTTCTGGAAACCCTCCAACCCCACCGCAAACACGCCGGTGCCGCCCATTGA
- a CDS encoding aldose epimerase family protein, translating into MNPKTLIASLLAAAGLSIASATPASITLQSFGRTTDGTSVELYTLKNANGLQADITNYGGIVVRLLTPDRLGNLGDIVLGYNSLDDYIAETPYFGAIIGRYGNRIAGGTFTLNGETYTLAKNNDPGDIPCHLHGGIRGFDKVVWKAKPSITDGEATLTLHYLSADGEEGYPGNLKVKVTYTLTNDDALRIDYHATTDKATPVNLTNHSYFNLKGEGDGDILGHVLMFTADRYTPVNAGLIPTGQLAPVSGTAFDFTTPHAIGERVDWENEQLKFGGGYDHNWVLNNQDGSMALAATVYEPVSGRTIEVHTTEPGLQFYCGNFLDGTLVGKSGRPYHFRNGFCLETQHYPDSPNQPFFPSTILNPGETYQTTTIYRFGAR; encoded by the coding sequence ATGAATCCAAAAACACTGATCGCATCCCTCCTCGCAGCCGCCGGGCTATCCATCGCTTCGGCCACTCCGGCCAGCATCACCCTGCAGTCCTTCGGTCGGACGACCGACGGCACGTCGGTTGAGCTCTACACCCTGAAAAACGCCAACGGCCTGCAAGCCGACATCACCAACTACGGTGGCATCGTTGTGCGGCTCCTCACTCCGGACCGCCTTGGCAACCTCGGTGACATCGTTCTCGGCTACAATTCGTTGGATGACTACATCGCGGAAACCCCCTACTTCGGGGCGATCATCGGCCGCTACGGCAACCGGATCGCCGGCGGAACCTTCACGCTCAACGGTGAGACCTACACCCTGGCCAAGAACAACGACCCGGGCGATATCCCCTGCCACCTTCACGGAGGCATCAGGGGATTCGACAAAGTCGTCTGGAAGGCAAAACCGTCCATCACCGACGGGGAAGCCACCCTTACCCTCCATTACCTGAGCGCCGACGGAGAGGAAGGTTATCCCGGCAACCTGAAGGTCAAGGTCACCTACACCCTGACCAACGACGACGCACTCCGGATCGACTACCACGCCACGACCGACAAGGCCACCCCGGTCAACCTGACCAATCACTCCTACTTCAACCTCAAGGGTGAAGGAGACGGCGACATCCTCGGTCACGTCCTCATGTTCACGGCTGATCGCTACACCCCCGTCAATGCCGGCCTGATCCCGACCGGCCAACTCGCCCCGGTTTCCGGAACCGCCTTCGACTTCACCACCCCCCACGCCATCGGTGAGCGGGTCGACTGGGAGAACGAACAGCTCAAATTCGGCGGCGGATACGATCACAACTGGGTCCTGAACAATCAGGACGGCTCCATGGCGCTGGCCGCCACCGTTTACGAGCCGGTCTCGGGCCGCACCATCGAAGTCCACACCACCGAACCCGGCCTGCAGTTCTACTGCGGCAACTTCCTCGACGGGACCTTGGTCGGCAAGAGCGGGCGCCCCTACCACTTCCGCAATGGTTTCTGCCTGGAAACCCAGCATTACCCGGACTCGCCGAACCAGCCCTTCTTTCCCTCGACCATCCTCAATCCGGGCGAGACCTACCAGACGACCACGATCTACCGTTTCGGCGCCCGCTGA
- a CDS encoding sulfatase has product MRYLTAFLLLMSLTSSQSVAADPAAAAPAKRPNILLAVADDWSFGHAGAYGCQWVKTPAFDRIAREGLLFTRAFTPNAKCAPSRAAVLTGRNSWQLKEAANHMCYFPPEFKVYPEVLAEHGYHVGSTAKGWAPGVAVTASGEPRELAGKPWNDHHREPPTPHISNNDYARNFEAFVDAAPEGKPWCFWYGSLEPHRAYEYGSGARLAGKKPDDIDRVPGFWPDNETVRNDMLDYAYETEHFDTHLGGMIALLEERGELDNTLIIVTSDNGMPFPRAKGQGYEFSNHLPLAIRWPAGIPHPGRQVDAYVSFIDFAPTLIEVAGLSWEETGMAPASGRSLLDLLGAAPDQAFPERDHVLIGKERHDVGRPDDQGYPIRGLIKNDLLFLTNYEIDRWPVGNPETGYLNCDGSPTKTEILKLRQDSEKKRFWDLSFGKRPREEFYNLAVDPDCLVNLAEDPAHRATTDQMRAQMIAELTAQEDPRMRGEGAVFDHYRVANEQNRDFYNRYKAGEIGVPGWVNATDFENWPED; this is encoded by the coding sequence ATGCGATACCTGACAGCGTTTCTTCTGCTCATGTCCCTCACCTCCTCGCAATCCGTGGCCGCCGACCCGGCGGCGGCCGCTCCCGCGAAACGCCCGAACATCCTTCTGGCGGTGGCCGATGACTGGTCCTTCGGCCATGCCGGCGCCTATGGCTGCCAATGGGTGAAGACGCCGGCCTTCGACCGGATCGCGCGGGAAGGCCTCCTCTTCACCCGGGCCTTCACTCCGAATGCGAAATGCGCCCCGTCGCGGGCCGCGGTCCTGACCGGGCGCAACTCCTGGCAACTGAAGGAGGCGGCCAACCACATGTGCTACTTTCCGCCCGAGTTCAAAGTCTATCCTGAGGTCCTGGCCGAGCACGGCTATCATGTCGGTTCAACCGCCAAGGGATGGGCCCCGGGAGTCGCCGTGACCGCGTCGGGCGAACCGCGCGAACTCGCCGGGAAGCCCTGGAACGATCACCATCGGGAACCGCCGACCCCGCACATCTCGAACAACGACTACGCGCGGAATTTCGAGGCCTTCGTCGACGCAGCGCCGGAGGGAAAACCCTGGTGTTTCTGGTACGGGTCCCTTGAGCCGCATCGGGCTTACGAATACGGATCCGGTGCCCGCCTCGCCGGAAAGAAGCCGGATGACATCGACCGTGTCCCCGGCTTCTGGCCGGACAATGAAACCGTGCGCAACGACATGCTCGACTACGCCTACGAGACCGAGCATTTCGACACCCATCTCGGAGGGATGATCGCCCTGCTCGAAGAGCGCGGGGAACTGGACAATACCCTGATCATCGTCACCTCCGACAACGGCATGCCCTTCCCGCGCGCCAAAGGTCAGGGCTACGAATTCTCCAACCACCTGCCCCTGGCCATCCGCTGGCCGGCCGGCATCCCCCATCCCGGGCGCCAAGTCGACGCTTACGTCAGTTTCATCGATTTCGCCCCCACCCTGATCGAAGTGGCCGGATTGAGTTGGGAGGAGACCGGGATGGCCCCCGCCTCCGGCCGCAGCCTGCTCGACCTTCTGGGCGCCGCGCCCGATCAGGCTTTCCCGGAACGCGATCATGTCCTGATCGGGAAGGAACGCCACGATGTCGGCCGACCCGACGATCAGGGCTATCCCATCCGCGGCCTGATCAAGAACGACCTGCTCTTCCTGACCAACTACGAGATCGATCGGTGGCCGGTCGGCAATCCGGAAACCGGTTACCTCAACTGCGACGGCAGCCCGACCAAGACCGAGATCCTCAAGCTGCGCCAGGATTCCGAGAAAAAGCGTTTCTGGGACCTGAGCTTCGGCAAGCGACCCCGGGAAGAGTTCTACAACCTGGCCGTCGACCCCGACTGCCTGGTCAACCTCGCGGAGGACCCCGCCCACCGCGCAACGACCGACCAAATGCGGGCTCAGATGATCGCCGAGCTGACCGCCCAGGAGGATCCGCGGATGCGGGGCGAGGGTGCCGTCTTCGACCACTACAGGGTGGCCAACGAGCAGAACCGGGATTTCTACAATCGCTACAAGGCCGGTGAGATCGGTGTTCCCGGCTGGGTCAACGCCACGGATTTCGAGAACTGGCCGGAGGATTAG
- a CDS encoding sodium:solute symporter yields the protein MQFIDWFFVAAYFILLITIVWWSSRKVKTSTDYFLAGREISWFVVGCSLLASNIGSEHIVGLAGNGASSGMAMAHWELHAWIMLMLGWVFVPFYYRSGVFTMPEFLEQRFSSATRWVLSIVSLVAYVFTKVSVTVYAGAIVFRTLLPDTFGSPENAFWVGALTTVILTGIYTVFGGLRAVVYTEVAQTGLLLFGSVFITIFGLAQLGGWGELQTIASENARSFALWRPLSDPDFPWLGVMIASPIIGIWYWCTDQYIVQRTLAAKSLRDARRGAIFGGFLKVLPVFIFLIPGMIGYALHQKGIIHIPSKLDGDLDGDMVFPTMVASLLPAGLRGIVVAGLMSALMSSLASLFNSCATLFTVDIYEKLRPGKSEAHLVTVGRFATGVVVIFGILWIPIMPMVSQGGLYQYLQSVQGYLAPPITAVFLLGLFFKRINARGALTGLLVGFVLGMIKLVVQALVGGGAIAGPAFFVWLGEFNFLYASGLLFAVSVIIIVVASLTAPQQSDEEISGLTYTAITPEQRAENRASWGMPEVVGSFGVLALVIGIYLYFSFWL from the coding sequence ATGCAATTCATCGACTGGTTCTTCGTCGCCGCCTACTTCATTCTCCTGATCACCATCGTCTGGTGGTCCTCAAGGAAGGTAAAGACTTCGACCGACTACTTTCTTGCCGGTCGCGAGATCAGCTGGTTCGTCGTGGGGTGCTCGCTCCTCGCCTCCAACATCGGCTCCGAGCATATTGTCGGCCTGGCCGGCAACGGTGCTTCCAGCGGCATGGCCATGGCCCATTGGGAACTGCACGCCTGGATCATGCTGATGCTCGGCTGGGTCTTTGTTCCCTTCTACTACCGTTCCGGTGTCTTCACCATGCCGGAGTTTCTGGAACAACGCTTCAGCAGTGCGACGCGCTGGGTCCTCTCAATCGTCTCCCTCGTCGCCTACGTCTTCACCAAGGTCTCGGTTACGGTCTACGCCGGCGCCATCGTCTTCCGGACCCTGCTGCCCGACACCTTCGGCAGCCCGGAAAACGCCTTCTGGGTCGGCGCCCTCACCACCGTCATCCTGACCGGGATCTACACTGTCTTCGGGGGACTTCGGGCGGTCGTCTACACCGAAGTCGCCCAGACCGGCCTCCTCCTCTTCGGCTCGGTCTTCATCACCATCTTCGGTCTGGCGCAACTCGGCGGGTGGGGCGAACTCCAGACCATCGCGTCCGAAAATGCCCGCAGTTTTGCCCTATGGCGTCCGCTCTCCGATCCCGATTTCCCCTGGCTCGGCGTCATGATCGCCTCGCCCATCATCGGCATCTGGTATTGGTGTACGGACCAGTACATCGTGCAACGCACCCTCGCCGCCAAAAGCCTCAGGGACGCACGGCGTGGCGCCATCTTCGGTGGATTCCTCAAGGTTCTTCCCGTATTCATTTTCCTGATTCCCGGAATGATCGGCTACGCTCTCCATCAGAAAGGCATCATCCACATCCCGTCCAAGCTCGACGGTGACCTCGACGGCGACATGGTCTTCCCGACCATGGTGGCCTCACTCCTGCCGGCCGGCCTTCGGGGTATCGTGGTGGCCGGCCTCATGTCCGCCCTGATGAGTTCTCTCGCCTCCCTTTTCAATTCCTGCGCCACCCTCTTCACGGTCGACATCTACGAGAAGTTGCGTCCCGGAAAGTCCGAGGCCCACCTCGTCACGGTCGGACGGTTCGCCACCGGGGTTGTCGTCATCTTCGGGATTCTCTGGATTCCCATCATGCCGATGGTTTCGCAGGGTGGCCTCTACCAGTATCTGCAGTCGGTCCAGGGCTACTTGGCCCCGCCGATCACAGCGGTCTTTCTGCTCGGCCTCTTCTTCAAGCGGATCAACGCCCGCGGCGCCCTCACCGGTCTGCTCGTCGGCTTTGTCCTCGGCATGATCAAACTGGTAGTCCAGGCCCTCGTCGGCGGCGGAGCCATCGCCGGACCGGCCTTCTTCGTCTGGCTCGGAGAATTCAATTTCCTTTATGCCTCAGGCCTCCTCTTCGCCGTCAGCGTGATCATCATCGTGGTGGCCTCGCTGACCGCACCCCAGCAGTCGGACGAAGAGATCTCGGGGCTGACCTACACGGCCATCACCCCCGAACAACGGGCGGAGAACCGGGCCAGTTGGGGCATGCCCGAAGTCGTCGGCTCCTTCGGCGTCCTTGCCCTCGTCATCGGTATCTACCTCTATTTCAGTTTCTGGCTCTGA